A region from the Polaribacter sp. Hel1_33_78 genome encodes:
- a CDS encoding pyridoxamine 5'-phosphate oxidase family protein, which translates to MSKFYTKITSRLQKFIEAQKIFFIATAPNSGRINLSPKGMDSFRVINENRVLWLNVTGSGNETAAHLNENKRITIMFCSFEKVPNILRLYGKGKEIKPNDATWNKVISLFSETPGTRQIFDITIESAQTSCGMSIPFYEFKGERNDLNNWAENQGEENIKQYWEDKNQTSIDGLPTNILE; encoded by the coding sequence ATGTCTAAATTTTATACTAAAATTACATCACGACTTCAAAAATTTATTGAAGCACAAAAGATTTTCTTTATAGCCACAGCGCCTAATTCTGGTAGAATAAATTTATCTCCAAAAGGGATGGACTCTTTTAGGGTGATTAATGAAAATCGAGTTTTGTGGTTAAATGTTACTGGAAGTGGTAATGAAACAGCAGCACATTTAAATGAAAATAAAAGAATTACTATTATGTTTTGTTCTTTTGAAAAAGTGCCAAATATTTTACGTTTGTATGGGAAAGGAAAAGAGATTAAACCAAATGATGCAACTTGGAATAAAGTAATTTCTTTGTTTTCAGAAACTCCAGGAACACGTCAAATATTTGATATCACTATAGAATCTGCACAAACTTCTTGTGGCATGTCGATTCCGTTTTATGAATTTAAAGGAGAGCGAAACGATTTAAATAATTGGGCAGAAAACCAAGGAGAAGAAAATATAAAACAATATTGGGAAGACAAAAACCAAACAAGCATTGATGGTTTACCAACAAACATTTTAGAATAA
- the glpK gene encoding glycerol kinase GlpK — protein MSKKYILALDQGTTSSRSVIVDEKGTIIAMSQQEFPQIFPKSGWVEHDALVILETQLSTLKKVIQKANINPIHIVGLGITNQRETTLVWDKNTGKPIYNAIVWQDKRTAGICEDLKKKGLENHIKQTTGLVVDAYFSGTKIHWILENVENAREEAEKGNLLFGTIDSWLLWNLTDKKVHATDYSNASRTLIFDIKNLCWDEKLLSALNIPKSMLPEVKPSSFHFGDFILDGHTIPIAGIAGDQQAALFGQACFNKGEAKNTYGTGCFLLMNTGTELQFSKNGLLTTIAWGIDGKVYYALEGSVFVAGAAIQWLRDGLEIINSAEESELFAQEVEEENPVIVVPAFAGLGAPYWDMYARGAIFGLTRDTGKNHLIKATLQSLAYQTKDLLIAMQNDAETPLTSLKVDGGACANNLLMQFQADILNTVVERPKNTETTIMGAVYLAGICVGLWSQQDIETDKKVDKKFTPNMSPEKRERLYKKWLKAIERSKNWID, from the coding sequence ATGTCCAAAAAATATATTTTAGCGTTAGATCAAGGAACTACAAGTTCACGCTCAGTAATTGTTGATGAAAAAGGAACTATTATCGCTATGAGCCAACAAGAGTTTCCTCAAATATTTCCAAAATCGGGTTGGGTAGAACACGATGCTTTAGTCATTCTAGAAACGCAGTTATCCACCTTAAAAAAGGTAATACAAAAAGCGAATATTAATCCTATACATATTGTTGGATTAGGAATTACAAACCAAAGAGAAACGACCCTTGTCTGGGATAAAAACACAGGAAAGCCTATTTATAATGCCATTGTTTGGCAAGATAAAAGAACCGCAGGTATTTGTGAGGATTTAAAGAAAAAAGGATTAGAAAATCATATAAAACAAACAACAGGTTTGGTTGTTGATGCTTATTTTTCTGGAACAAAAATTCATTGGATATTAGAAAATGTAGAAAATGCTAGAGAAGAAGCAGAGAAAGGAAACCTCCTTTTTGGAACTATAGATTCTTGGTTGTTGTGGAATTTAACGGATAAAAAAGTCCACGCAACAGATTATAGCAATGCATCAAGAACCTTAATTTTTGATATCAAGAATTTATGTTGGGATGAAAAATTATTATCAGCACTAAATATTCCAAAATCGATGTTACCGGAAGTAAAACCATCTTCTTTTCATTTTGGAGATTTTATTTTAGATGGTCATACAATTCCTATTGCAGGAATTGCTGGAGATCAACAAGCTGCTCTTTTTGGACAAGCGTGTTTCAATAAAGGTGAAGCAAAAAACACATACGGAACTGGTTGCTTTTTATTAATGAACACAGGAACTGAACTACAATTTTCTAAAAATGGTTTGCTCACCACAATTGCTTGGGGAATTGATGGTAAAGTATATTATGCTTTAGAGGGAAGTGTTTTTGTTGCGGGTGCCGCAATTCAATGGTTAAGAGACGGATTAGAAATTATAAATTCCGCAGAAGAAAGTGAGTTATTTGCGCAAGAAGTTGAAGAAGAAAACCCCGTTATTGTTGTTCCTGCTTTTGCTGGTTTAGGAGCTCCTTATTGGGATATGTATGCACGAGGAGCTATTTTTGGTTTAACACGTGATACAGGAAAAAATCACTTAATAAAAGCAACTTTGCAGTCTCTAGCGTATCAAACTAAAGATTTGCTAATTGCCATGCAAAATGATGCAGAAACTCCGTTAACTTCTTTAAAGGTAGATGGTGGCGCTTGCGCAAATAATTTATTAATGCAATTTCAAGCTGATATTTTAAATACTGTTGTAGAGCGTCCAAAAAATACTGAAACCACAATAATGGGAGCCGTTTATTTAGCAGGAATTTGTGTGGGTTTATGGAGCCAGCAAGATATTGAAACAGACAAGAAAGTAGATAAAAAATTTACTCCAAATATGTCTCCTGAAAAAAGAGAGCGTTTATATAAAAAATGGCTAAAAGCAATTGAGCGCTCTAAAAACTGGATAGATTAA
- a CDS encoding kelch repeat-containing protein: MKKICTLFFLICSSVSFSQKIKLKVLDVDTNTAIERAHVFFANKTTYTNEKGEFSIQLNKKKSITFSVSHLKYETKEIVYNKNSPTLIIFLREKQETLAGIKINVNRKLKNTIHFSKLQDLPRAVYSFGSIIIDFKIYIFGGDASSLYEKNKEGLSQVQFSDEAEIMKFLTKPKPISFHNYSGDIQLYDINTKEWQIKKAKTIKRGYHNVICYKDTVLIIGGKKMSKNKTRELLANQIEHLSLKDLSIKKDEVNPHQAVDFGSVLYDDKVLVFGGSIKQYENGKVKFSDDIHFYDLKTGYWYLLSKMSKGKEVTGIVFDHKLYLFGGFNRKNLTEIESFNLKTGKWKKEGDLFRGMKKPAITKDEEFIYLYEDGKFITFNPKKRVLKEYKIDLNLEDLGMHFLNEQIYLIGGFQVEEFRKFPSNGFYTIDVSVFSKTKPLKIKKLHF, encoded by the coding sequence ATGAAAAAAATTTGTACCCTTTTTTTTTTAATTTGTTCATCAGTCAGTTTTTCACAAAAAATTAAATTAAAAGTTTTAGATGTTGACACAAATACAGCTATTGAGAGAGCTCATGTTTTTTTTGCAAATAAAACGACGTATACAAACGAAAAAGGGGAGTTTTCCATACAGCTAAATAAAAAAAAGAGCATTACCTTTTCTGTTTCTCATCTCAAATATGAAACAAAAGAAATTGTTTATAACAAAAACAGTCCAACCTTAATAATTTTTCTAAGGGAAAAACAAGAAACCTTGGCGGGTATAAAAATTAATGTAAACAGGAAACTTAAAAATACAATCCATTTTAGCAAATTACAAGATTTACCAAGGGCCGTTTATTCTTTTGGATCTATTATAATCGATTTTAAAATTTACATTTTTGGAGGAGATGCTTCAAGTCTTTACGAAAAAAACAAAGAGGGATTGAGTCAGGTTCAGTTCAGTGATGAAGCAGAAATAATGAAATTCTTAACAAAGCCTAAGCCTATTAGTTTTCATAATTATTCAGGAGACATCCAGTTGTATGATATTAATACAAAAGAATGGCAAATTAAAAAAGCCAAAACGATAAAAAGAGGGTACCATAACGTAATTTGTTACAAGGATACTGTTCTTATAATTGGAGGCAAAAAAATGTCTAAAAATAAGACAAGAGAATTACTTGCAAATCAAATAGAACACCTTTCTTTAAAAGATTTATCGATAAAGAAAGATGAAGTAAACCCTCATCAAGCGGTAGATTTTGGTTCAGTACTTTATGATGATAAAGTATTAGTTTTTGGAGGCTCTATTAAGCAATATGAAAACGGAAAAGTTAAGTTTTCAGATGATATACATTTTTACGATTTAAAAACTGGTTATTGGTATTTACTATCTAAAATGTCTAAAGGAAAAGAAGTTACAGGTATTGTTTTCGATCATAAATTATACTTGTTTGGTGGTTTCAATAGAAAAAATTTAACAGAAATTGAATCATTTAACTTAAAAACCGGAAAGTGGAAAAAAGAAGGAGACCTTTTTAGAGGTATGAAAAAACCTGCGATTACAAAGGATGAAGAATTTATTTATCTATATGAAGACGGAAAATTTATAACCTTTAATCCTAAAAAAAGAGTCCTTAAAGAATACAAAATAGATTTAAATTTAGAAGATTTGGGTATGCATTTTCTAAATGAACAAATCTATCTTATTGGAGGTTTTCAAGTAGAAGAATTTAGAAAATTTCCTTCAAATGGTTTTTATACTATTGATGTCTCAGTGTTTTCAAAAACAAAACCACTTAAAATTAAAAAACTTCATTTTTAA
- a CDS encoding LytTR family DNA-binding domain-containing protein, with translation MKISCIIIDDEPSSQNVLISFINKIDYLELKQVCNDALEALEYLKNNAIDLIFLDINMPQLSGISFYKSLQKPPNVIFTTAYSEYAIEGFDLDALDYLLKPFSFDRFVKAVSKTKDLKANFKESIVIKSNKKLHQVKIEDILYLESIGDYIKVHINNSYLITYKTLKGMFEKLPKSNFKQVHKSFVINKKKLDYIEGNTVIINSNKIPLGQKFKKDFLDNFTS, from the coding sequence ATGAAAATAAGTTGTATCATAATTGATGATGAACCATCTTCTCAAAACGTCTTAATATCTTTTATCAATAAAATTGATTACCTAGAGTTAAAACAAGTTTGTAATGATGCGTTAGAAGCCTTAGAATATTTAAAAAACAATGCGATTGATTTGATTTTTTTAGATATTAATATGCCTCAACTTTCAGGCATCTCTTTTTATAAGTCGTTGCAAAAGCCGCCTAACGTAATTTTTACAACTGCCTATTCTGAATATGCAATAGAAGGTTTTGACTTAGATGCTTTAGATTATTTATTAAAACCTTTTTCTTTTGACAGGTTTGTTAAAGCTGTGTCAAAAACCAAAGACCTAAAAGCTAATTTTAAAGAAAGTATTGTTATAAAATCAAATAAAAAATTACATCAGGTTAAAATTGAAGATATACTGTACTTAGAAAGTATTGGAGATTATATAAAAGTTCATATAAATAATAGTTATTTAATAACCTATAAAACCTTAAAAGGTATGTTTGAAAAACTTCCGAAATCTAATTTTAAACAAGTGCATAAATCATTTGTTATCAACAAAAAAAAGTTGGATTATATTGAAGGAAATACTGTAATAATAAATTCAAATAAAATACCTTTAGGTCAGAAATTTAAAAAAGATTTTTTAGATAATTTTACTTCATAA
- a CDS encoding Na+/H+ antiporter NhaC family protein, which yields MEYGFLSVIPPILAIILALRTKQVYIALLFGIWFSWLIIENWNPLTGSLAMIEGMVNVFQSEGNTRTIMFSALVGALLIFIQYSRGVEGFINILNRQLVKLEGKKTGYSRVMVQVLATVTGLLLFVETSISSLTVGTLYRPIFDKLKIPREKLAYIADSSSAPSSILIPFNAWGAFIMGLLLTQGIEKPFSVMMASIKYNFYPLLAITTVFIVILTKKDWGPMKKAEKRTKETGELMNANSKPMVSDAVTSFPPKEGIEAKAYNMIVPLLVMVLMMPINLIYTGWDAVKTATSFLDHASLAIGEGSGSSSVLYAVITSLLVAMIMCFIQGIMRPKEAVNLTLKGISELMPLALLMLLAFAIGDACKELETGIYVANATKEWLSPELLPAVVFIISSFIAFSTGTSWGTFAIMLAISIPMANIHGADATIVVAATLGGGIFGDHCSPISDTSIISSMASASDHIDHVKTQLPYALIGGIITTILYLIIGFFG from the coding sequence ATGGAATATGGATTTTTGTCAGTAATACCGCCAATTCTGGCTATTATTTTAGCGCTAAGAACCAAACAAGTTTATATTGCTTTGTTATTTGGAATTTGGTTTTCTTGGTTGATTATTGAAAACTGGAACCCATTAACAGGAAGTTTAGCAATGATTGAAGGCATGGTAAATGTCTTTCAATCTGAAGGAAACACAAGAACAATTATGTTTAGTGCCTTAGTAGGTGCTTTGTTAATTTTTATTCAATATTCTAGAGGAGTAGAAGGGTTTATCAATATTTTAAACAGGCAACTAGTAAAGTTAGAAGGTAAAAAAACAGGTTATAGTAGAGTAATGGTTCAAGTATTAGCAACCGTAACAGGGTTGTTATTGTTTGTTGAAACAAGTATTAGCTCTTTAACGGTAGGAACTTTATACAGACCAATTTTTGACAAGCTTAAAATACCAAGAGAAAAGTTGGCATATATAGCAGATTCAAGCTCTGCGCCTTCGTCTATTTTAATTCCTTTTAATGCTTGGGGAGCTTTTATTATGGGACTTCTATTAACACAAGGAATAGAAAAACCATTTTCAGTGATGATGGCTTCTATTAAATATAACTTTTATCCTCTTTTAGCAATTACAACTGTTTTTATTGTAATCCTTACAAAGAAAGATTGGGGGCCAATGAAAAAAGCCGAGAAAAGAACTAAAGAAACAGGTGAATTGATGAATGCAAACTCTAAGCCAATGGTTTCTGATGCCGTTACTTCATTTCCGCCAAAAGAAGGAATAGAGGCAAAAGCGTATAACATGATTGTTCCGCTCTTAGTAATGGTCTTGATGATGCCAATCAACTTAATATATACAGGTTGGGATGCTGTAAAAACAGCTACTTCATTTTTAGATCATGCGTCACTTGCAATTGGAGAAGGCTCTGGTTCTTCATCTGTTTTATACGCAGTAATCACATCCCTTTTGGTAGCTATGATTATGTGTTTTATACAGGGAATTATGAGACCAAAAGAAGCTGTAAATTTAACTTTAAAAGGAATTAGCGAGTTAATGCCATTAGCTTTATTAATGTTGTTGGCATTTGCAATTGGTGATGCTTGTAAAGAATTAGAGACAGGTATTTATGTTGCCAACGCTACAAAAGAATGGTTGTCGCCAGAATTATTACCAGCAGTTGTTTTTATAATTAGTTCCTTTATTGCATTTTCTACAGGAACATCTTGGGGAACATTTGCAATTATGTTAGCAATCTCAATTCCGATGGCAAATATTCACGGAGCAGATGCAACAATTGTGGTTGCAGCCACTTTAGGAGGAGGAATTTTTGGAGACCATTGTTCACCAATTTCGGATACTTCTATAATCTCTTCTATGGCTTCTGCAAGTGATCATATAGACCATGTAAAAACACAATTACCTTATGCCTTAATCGGTGGAATAATTACTACAATTTTGTATTTGATTATTGGTTTTTTTGGGTGA
- the gdhA gene encoding NADP-specific glutamate dehydrogenase, protein MDKNIKSKIDGFMELVMKRNNHEPEFLQAVQEVAETVIPYIINHDIYLGKNILLRMVEPERLISFRVSWVDDSGEIQVNRGYRVQMNSAIGPYKGGLRFHPTVNASILKFLAFEQVFKNSLTTLPMGGGKGGSDFDPKGKSDNEIMRFCHSFMTELYRHIGHNTDVPAGDIGVGAREIGYMFGMYKKLNNTFTGVLTGKGASWGGSLIRPEATGYGTVYFAQNMLLRRSDSFEGKKVVISGSGNVAQYAAEKAIELGAKVVTLSDSAGYIHDEDGINIEKLKHVMFLKNEKRGRISEYLEKYPNAKFVAGKRPWSVACDIALPCATQNELDGEEAKELVKNGCMCVSEGANMPSTPEAIHEFQKAKILFAPGKASNAGGVATSGLEMSQNSLRLSWTRKEVDDKLQVIMEDIHDSCVQYGENEDGSIDYIKGANIAGFVKVADAMLAQGVV, encoded by the coding sequence ATGGATAAAAATATCAAATCTAAAATTGATGGATTCATGGAGTTGGTTATGAAGAGAAATAACCATGAGCCAGAATTTTTACAAGCTGTACAAGAAGTTGCAGAAACGGTAATTCCTTATATCATTAATCATGATATTTATCTTGGTAAGAACATTCTTTTAAGAATGGTGGAACCAGAAAGATTAATCTCGTTTCGAGTTTCTTGGGTAGATGATAGTGGAGAGATTCAAGTTAATAGAGGGTATAGGGTTCAAATGAATTCTGCAATAGGGCCATATAAAGGAGGTTTGCGTTTTCACCCAACGGTAAATGCAAGTATTTTAAAGTTTTTAGCTTTTGAACAAGTGTTTAAAAATTCTTTAACAACTTTACCTATGGGTGGAGGAAAAGGAGGTTCTGATTTTGATCCAAAAGGAAAATCTGATAATGAAATTATGCGTTTTTGTCATTCTTTTATGACAGAACTGTATAGGCATATTGGTCATAATACAGATGTTCCTGCAGGAGATATTGGAGTTGGAGCAAGAGAAATTGGCTATATGTTTGGAATGTATAAAAAATTAAATAATACATTTACTGGAGTTCTTACTGGTAAAGGTGCTTCTTGGGGAGGGTCCTTAATCAGACCAGAAGCAACTGGGTACGGTACTGTATATTTTGCACAAAATATGTTATTGCGACGATCTGATTCGTTTGAGGGGAAAAAAGTAGTTATTTCTGGTTCTGGAAATGTAGCACAGTATGCTGCTGAAAAGGCAATAGAATTAGGTGCAAAAGTAGTTACTCTTTCGGATTCTGCAGGATATATTCATGATGAAGACGGAATAAATATAGAAAAATTAAAACACGTAATGTTTCTTAAAAACGAAAAACGTGGAAGAATAAGTGAGTATTTAGAAAAATATCCAAACGCCAAATTTGTTGCAGGAAAAAGACCTTGGTCTGTTGCTTGTGATATTGCTTTGCCTTGTGCCACTCAGAATGAGTTAGATGGAGAAGAAGCAAAAGAACTGGTTAAAAATGGATGTATGTGTGTTTCTGAAGGTGCAAATATGCCTTCAACTCCAGAAGCAATTCATGAGTTTCAAAAAGCTAAAATATTATTTGCTCCCGGAAAAGCAAGTAATGCGGGAGGTGTAGCTACTTCTGGTTTAGAAATGAGCCAGAATTCATTGCGTTTAAGCTGGACCCGTAAAGAGGTTGACGATAAATTACAAGTAATTATGGAAGATATTCATGATTCATGTGTACAATATGGAGAAAATGAAGATGGTTCTATAGACTATATAAAAGGAGCAAATATTGCTGGTTTTGTTAAAGTTGCAGATGCAATGTTAGCACAAGGGGTCGTATAA
- the pheS gene encoding phenylalanine--tRNA ligase subunit alpha, producing MLDKVKELIGDVKSFNATTKEEVEAFRIKYLGSKGLLKDLFSEFKNVDAKLRKDFGQALNSLKKSAEVKVAELNDALETAGEQKGVYGDLTRPSEPIELGSRHPISLVKNQIIEVFNRIGFTVSEGPEIEDDWHNFTALNLPEYHPARDMQDTFFIDKNPDTLLRTHTSSVQVRYMEENQPPIRTISPGRVFRNEDISARAHCIFHQVEGLYIDTDVSFADLKQTLLYFTKEMFGKSKIRLRPSYFPFTEPSAEVDIYWGLETETDYRITKGTGWLEIMGCGMVDPNVLKNANIDPAKYSGYAFGMGIERIAMLLYQIPDIRMFYENDKRFLEQFKSVI from the coding sequence ATGTTAGATAAAGTAAAAGAACTTATTGGTGATGTAAAATCATTTAATGCAACGACTAAAGAAGAAGTTGAAGCCTTCAGAATTAAATACCTAGGAAGCAAAGGTTTGCTAAAAGATTTATTTTCTGAATTTAAAAATGTGGACGCTAAATTGCGTAAAGATTTTGGGCAAGCATTAAATAGCTTGAAAAAGTCGGCAGAAGTAAAAGTTGCTGAATTAAATGATGCGTTAGAAACTGCTGGGGAACAAAAAGGTGTTTATGGAGATTTAACGCGTCCTTCAGAACCTATTGAGTTAGGCTCACGTCATCCTATTTCTTTGGTAAAGAATCAAATTATTGAGGTTTTTAATAGAATTGGCTTTACCGTTTCTGAAGGTCCAGAAATTGAAGATGACTGGCATAACTTTACAGCCTTAAACCTTCCAGAATATCATCCTGCAAGAGACATGCAAGACACTTTTTTTATTGATAAAAATCCTGATACTTTATTAAGAACACACACTTCTTCTGTACAAGTCCGTTACATGGAAGAAAATCAACCGCCTATTCGAACAATTTCTCCAGGTAGAGTTTTTAGAAACGAAGACATTTCCGCAAGAGCGCATTGTATTTTTCACCAAGTGGAAGGATTATATATAGATACTGATGTTTCTTTTGCTGATTTAAAACAAACACTTTTATACTTTACAAAAGAGATGTTTGGAAAGTCTAAAATACGTTTACGCCCCTCTTATTTTCCATTTACAGAACCAAGTGCAGAAGTAGATATTTATTGGGGGTTAGAAACTGAAACAGATTATAGAATTACAAAAGGTACTGGCTGGTTAGAAATTATGGGTTGTGGTATGGTCGATCCTAATGTGCTAAAAAATGCAAATATAGATCCTGCAAAGTATTCTGGTTATGCTTTTGGAATGGGCATAGAACGTATTGCCATGTTGCTATACCAAATTCCGGATATTAGAATGTTTTATGAAAACGATAAGCGTTTCTTAGAGCAATTTAAATCTGTGATATAA
- a CDS encoding glycerol-3-phosphate dehydrogenase/oxidase, whose protein sequence is MKKFSFFNRERITNDLQAAEFDLLIIGGGITGSGIALDAASRGMKVALIEKNDFASGTSSKSTKLIHGGLRYLKQFDFWLVKEVGTERAIVHKLAPHLVIPEKMILPLIDGGTYGSWLTSVGLKVYDILASVEGEDKRKMLTKKEALEKEPLLPKNILNGAGYYAEYRTDDARLTIEVLKTALDYNAKIINYTVAKEFIYEDNRVVGAKVKDTLSGNEFNIKAKYVVNACGPWVDELRQINHSKIGKRLHLTKGVHLVVAHDKLPVKQSVYFDVPDGRMMFAIPRGKVTYFGTTDTNYQKDKNHVNTTLVDAMYLISAVNNMFPEINLSLEDVQSSWAGLRPLIHEEGKSASELSRKDEIFVSDTELISIAGGKLTGYRKMAERIVDLVTKKHKRRFEKEFDNIKTEEIVLSGGTFKDSSEVKSYTDAIYNRIAEVDFSEKDAEYLVYNYGKQTDLILKKFDELTDENQQEKMIKAEVWFTVNYEMACTPTDFFMRRTGRLFFDTHSVNMYKDFVFTEFEDYFSWDKKTSKKYQQELDLQLKVATTFE, encoded by the coding sequence ATGAAAAAATTTTCATTTTTTAATAGAGAACGTATCACCAACGATTTACAAGCTGCAGAATTTGATTTACTAATAATTGGTGGTGGAATTACAGGTAGTGGAATTGCTTTAGACGCTGCTTCCAGAGGGATGAAGGTCGCTTTGATTGAAAAAAACGATTTTGCTTCTGGAACTTCGAGTAAATCAACAAAACTAATTCATGGTGGTTTACGCTATTTAAAACAATTTGACTTTTGGTTGGTAAAAGAAGTTGGCACAGAACGTGCAATTGTGCACAAATTAGCACCACATTTAGTGATCCCAGAAAAAATGATTTTACCTTTAATTGATGGCGGAACTTATGGATCTTGGCTTACCTCAGTAGGTTTAAAAGTATATGACATTCTAGCTTCTGTAGAAGGAGAAGACAAACGAAAAATGCTCACTAAAAAAGAGGCCTTAGAAAAAGAACCTTTGTTACCAAAAAATATTTTAAATGGTGCAGGTTATTACGCAGAATACAGAACTGATGATGCTCGTTTAACCATAGAAGTCTTAAAAACAGCCTTAGATTATAACGCAAAAATCATCAACTATACAGTAGCTAAAGAATTTATCTATGAAGATAATAGAGTTGTTGGCGCAAAAGTAAAAGACACTCTTTCTGGTAACGAATTTAATATAAAAGCCAAATATGTAGTAAATGCCTGTGGTCCTTGGGTTGACGAATTACGTCAGATAAATCACTCAAAAATTGGGAAACGTTTGCACCTTACAAAAGGAGTTCATTTGGTTGTTGCTCATGATAAATTACCTGTAAAACAATCTGTTTATTTTGATGTTCCTGATGGAAGAATGATGTTTGCAATTCCGCGAGGAAAAGTCACTTATTTTGGCACTACAGATACTAATTATCAGAAAGATAAAAACCATGTAAACACAACTTTAGTAGATGCAATGTATTTAATTTCAGCAGTTAATAATATGTTTCCTGAAATTAATTTAAGTCTTGAAGATGTACAATCTTCTTGGGCGGGTTTGCGACCTTTAATTCATGAAGAAGGAAAATCAGCTTCAGAATTATCTAGAAAAGATGAAATTTTTGTTTCTGATACTGAATTAATTTCTATTGCTGGCGGAAAATTAACAGGCTACAGAAAAATGGCAGAACGTATTGTGGATTTGGTTACAAAAAAACACAAACGCCGTTTTGAGAAAGAATTTGATAATATTAAAACAGAAGAAATTGTACTTTCTGGAGGAACTTTTAAAGATTCTAGCGAAGTAAAAAGCTATACAGATGCAATTTATAATAGAATTGCAGAAGTAGATTTCTCTGAAAAAGATGCTGAATATCTAGTTTACAATTATGGAAAACAAACAGATTTAATCTTAAAGAAATTCGATGAATTAACTGATGAAAATCAGCAAGAAAAAATGATAAAAGCTGAGGTTTGGTTCACTGTAAATTACGAGATGGCTTGCACACCAACTGATTTTTTTATGCGAAGAACAGGTCGTTTATTTTTCGATACGCATAGTGTAAATATGTATAAAGATTTCGTGTTTACTGAATTTGAAGATTACTTTTCTTGGGATAAAAAAACATCCAAAAAATATCAACAAGAATTAGATCTTCAATTAAAAGTCGCTACAACTTTTGAATAA
- a CDS encoding sensor histidine kinase, which translates to MLNKSSLERTHSHNKVVFNTILWVCSFIILLFLFSGRITPEKIDYIYTICFVITLIIPVSINLYFLIPTYLKKEKNITFSVFFILNLIVFSELNALFFELIVNTFFKDYYFISYHNTVEIYFIFFIFFTLSSLSKLAEEWVYLNQVENKALKAQKQEIENQLYYLKGQINPHFLFNSLNVLYSLAIDKKEEITNAILQLSDILRYVIYDVETDKIPLNKEIDLIKNYIAFEKNRHIKNSKISFTYNVNEQLEVYPMLLLPIIENSFKHGLKSGVKNPFINIDLHENNNRLTFKLSNNFKQKNTLENGNYNGIGLKNIQENLTLIYPNNHTFKTEINDGVFSVKLTLELKK; encoded by the coding sequence ATGCTGAATAAATCAAGCTTAGAAAGAACACACTCTCATAATAAAGTAGTTTTTAATACTATATTATGGGTTTGTTCCTTTATCATACTATTATTCTTATTTTCTGGAAGAATAACTCCAGAGAAAATTGATTATATCTATACCATTTGCTTTGTAATTACTCTAATAATCCCTGTTTCTATCAACCTCTATTTTTTAATTCCAACCTATCTCAAAAAAGAAAAAAACATTACTTTCTCTGTATTTTTTATACTTAATCTAATCGTTTTTTCAGAATTAAATGCGTTATTTTTCGAATTAATAGTAAATACTTTTTTTAAAGATTATTATTTTATCAGTTATCATAATACAGTTGAAATCTATTTCATCTTTTTTATCTTTTTCACACTTTCTAGCTTATCAAAATTAGCAGAAGAATGGGTTTATCTAAATCAGGTTGAAAACAAGGCTTTGAAAGCCCAAAAGCAAGAAATTGAAAATCAATTGTATTATTTAAAAGGACAAATAAACCCGCATTTTTTATTCAATTCCTTAAATGTATTGTACTCTTTAGCCATCGATAAAAAAGAAGAAATCACCAATGCTATTTTACAATTATCAGATATTTTAAGATATGTTATATATGATGTTGAAACCGACAAAATTCCTCTAAACAAGGAAATTGATTTGATTAAAAACTACATTGCTTTTGAAAAAAACAGACATATAAAAAACTCTAAAATCAGTTTTACATACAACGTAAATGAACAATTAGAAGTTTACCCAATGTTATTGTTACCAATAATTGAAAACAGTTTTAAGCATGGTTTAAAAAGCGGGGTAAAAAACCCTTTTATTAATATTGATTTACATGAAAACAATAATCGACTAACATTTAAATTATCAAATAATTTTAAGCAAAAGAATACTTTAGAAAACGGAAACTACAATGGTATTGGCTTAAAAAATATTCAGGAAAATTTAACTTTAATATATCCTAATAATCATACATTTAAAACTGAGATTAATGATGGTGTTTTTAGTGTAAAACTAACTCTAGAATTAAAAAAATGA